One Octopus sinensis linkage group LG11, ASM634580v1, whole genome shotgun sequence genomic window carries:
- the LOC115217476 gene encoding tripartite motif-containing protein 3-like: protein MEPSPPPDKNCNEQRFCCMVCLCPRLRMVYGKCQHKFCVDCLYNNKDNSLRIMSCPLCNQTGQFPEKKPVIPDDNIEIQKCLGIVECPNEGCNYEMWSWDQEQHFNECPNRKSPATKKKTSTYKNSIISRPYFFRKSKKKYCSYFLRLSSKH, encoded by the exons ATGGAACCGTCGCCGCCGCCGGACAAGAACTGCAACGAACAACG ATTCTGTTGCATGGTATGTTTGTGTCCAAGACTTAGGATGGTCTATGGGAAATGTCAGCACAAATTTTGTGTGGATTgtctttataataataaagataatagtcTTCGAATTATGTCCTGTCCACTATGTAACCAAACTGGCCAGTTCCCAGAAAAAAA ACCCGTTATCCCTGATGATAATATTGAAATCCAAAAGTGTCTTGGGATTGTGGAATGTCCAAATGAAGGCTGTAATTATGAAATGTGGAGCTGGGATCAAGAACAACACTTCAA TGAGTGTCCCAACCGAAAATCCCCTGCCACAAAGAAGAAAACATCAACATACAAAAACTCCATAATTTCACGGCCATACTTTTTTcgaaaatcaaaaaagaaatattgttctTACTTTCTGAGACTTTCCTCAAAACATTGA